A window of Hallerella porci contains these coding sequences:
- a CDS encoding glycosyltransferase — translation MGGVENICKYLVEGVSKDFETAVVCFNDCNKNQVDEVNGHKIYRVASQLMIERQALSLSYHRMLKKAIREFQPDIIHFHAANPFPAAVLLMVIPKQVKLVIHWHMDITKQRLIYPLVKPVETSLLKRANLIVVTSPQYKESSIPLRPFLDKVVVVPNAMDCKNFEPKPNDAAVIQKIKEKFPQKIVFFVGRHIEYKGLPYLLKAEPFIQSDCDIVIAGTGPLTPKLKAACKSSRVHFVGRLSDDDLRCFHYAASVFAFPSITRNEAFGVAIAEAQFCNTPVVTFTIPGSGVNWVNLNGVTGFEAPNKDVQAFAKAIDSLLQNESLANQFAIAGKRRVEENFTIEKMAKKMEEEYLQVMRNR, via the coding sequence TTGGGCGGAGTAGAAAATATTTGTAAGTATTTAGTGGAAGGGGTTTCCAAAGATTTTGAAACCGCTGTAGTTTGTTTTAATGATTGCAATAAAAATCAAGTGGATGAAGTCAACGGGCATAAAATTTATCGCGTCGCTTCGCAGTTAATGATAGAACGCCAAGCGTTGAGCCTTTCGTATCATCGGATGTTAAAAAAAGCAATTCGGGAATTTCAACCTGATATTATTCATTTCCATGCGGCAAATCCGTTTCCGGCGGCTGTTTTATTGATGGTAATTCCAAAGCAGGTAAAATTGGTGATTCATTGGCACATGGATATTACAAAGCAGCGATTGATTTATCCGCTTGTAAAACCCGTTGAAACTTCTCTTTTGAAACGCGCTAATTTAATTGTTGTGACAAGTCCACAATATAAAGAATCATCGATTCCGCTTCGTCCTTTTTTAGATAAAGTTGTCGTTGTGCCGAATGCGATGGATTGCAAAAATTTTGAGCCAAAACCAAATGATGCGGCAGTCATTCAAAAAATCAAAGAAAAATTTCCCCAAAAAATTGTCTTTTTTGTGGGGCGGCATATTGAATATAAAGGTTTGCCTTATTTATTAAAAGCGGAACCATTTATCCAAAGCGATTGCGATATTGTGATTGCGGGCACGGGTCCTTTAACCCCCAAATTAAAAGCCGCGTGTAAATCTTCTCGGGTGCATTTTGTGGGGCGTTTAAGCGATGATGATTTGCGTTGCTTTCATTATGCGGCATCCGTTTTTGCATTTCCTTCGATTACACGAAACGAGGCTTTCGGGGTGGCAATTGCAGAAGCGCAATTTTGCAACACGCCGGTCGTTACATTTACCATTCCAGGAAGCGGTGTAAATTGGGTCAATTTAAATGGGGTGACGGGATTTGAAGCTCCGAATAAAGATGTTCAAGCTTTTGCAAAAGCCATCGATTCTCTTTTACAAAATGAATCGTTAGCCAATCAATTTGCGATAGCAGGGAAGCGCCGCGTCGAAGAAAATTTTACGATTGAAAAAATGGCAAAAAAAATGGAAGAAGAATATCTTCAAGTCATGCGGAATAGATGA
- the hemW gene encoding radical SAM family heme chaperone HemW — MNSLYVHIPFCSKICGYCDFSTVGGAPRLFAEYVDLLLREAEERFAKAGNFVQNFQTVYFGGGTPSVLPLKEFSRLVRGLENLGVKFSQMREVDWECNPDSATEEIVENAISLGVNRISLGIQSFDNRILAEIGRRGSAEQAREALQRLQNFQKSSKSLRLTADLMFWLPKQTLEDFERDVKELADSGIGHVSFYGLILNPKTVLGKKFAQKKLDLDEDLYPKMYRAGVKILENAGIERYEVSNFAKIGEESLHNRNYWLRGEYIGLGPSAHSFRESVRAAAPAKFNAWKNWVLAGAEESAMEIDRLGKQERIEEKIWLSLRTREGLDLQRLEFEEFTKIPEQKIASWEEKGYLKRDENRLILQGDGWLWMDEIVSDFI; from the coding sequence ATGAATTCTCTCTATGTTCACATTCCGTTTTGCTCAAAAATTTGCGGTTACTGCGATTTTTCGACGGTGGGCGGCGCGCCGCGGCTTTTTGCGGAGTATGTGGACTTGCTTTTGCGCGAAGCGGAGGAGCGTTTTGCGAAAGCGGGAAATTTTGTGCAGAATTTTCAGACGGTTTATTTTGGCGGGGGAACGCCGTCGGTGCTTCCGCTGAAAGAATTTTCCCGATTGGTGCGCGGGCTCGAAAATTTGGGAGTGAAATTTTCGCAAATGCGAGAAGTCGATTGGGAATGCAATCCCGATTCGGCGACAGAAGAAATCGTGGAAAACGCGATTTCCCTTGGCGTAAACCGCATTAGTCTCGGCATTCAAAGCTTTGATAATCGCATTTTAGCGGAAATCGGGCGAAGAGGAAGCGCAGAACAAGCCCGCGAAGCGCTTCAAAGATTGCAGAATTTTCAGAAATCGTCCAAATCGTTGCGTTTAACCGCCGATTTAATGTTTTGGCTTCCGAAGCAAACTTTAGAAGATTTTGAGCGCGATGTGAAAGAACTTGCGGATTCGGGAATTGGTCATGTGAGTTTTTACGGGCTCATTTTAAACCCAAAAACCGTTCTCGGAAAAAAATTTGCGCAGAAAAAGCTCGATTTAGACGAAGATTTATACCCGAAAATGTATCGAGCAGGAGTAAAAATCCTCGAAAATGCGGGAATTGAACGCTACGAAGTGTCCAATTTCGCAAAAATCGGCGAAGAAAGTTTGCACAATCGCAATTATTGGCTGCGGGGCGAATACATCGGGCTTGGTCCGAGCGCTCACAGTTTTCGAGAGAGCGTCCGCGCAGCGGCTCCCGCGAAATTTAATGCTTGGAAAAATTGGGTTCTCGCAGGCGCCGAAGAATCCGCGATGGAAATTGACCGCTTAGGAAAACAAGAAAGAATTGAAGAAAAAATTTGGCTTTCGCTTCGGACTCGCGAAGGCTTGGATTTGCAACGCCTTGAATTCGAAGAATTTACAAAAATTCCCGAACAAAAAATCGCTAGCTGGGAAGAAAAAGGCTACCTGAAAAGAGACGAAAATCGCTTAATTCTCCAAGGCGACGGCTGGCTTTGGATGGACGAAATCGTGAGCGATTTCATTTAG
- a CDS encoding phosphoglycerol geranylgeranyltransferase — protein sequence MQIGKTEARLNAEIEKRGALFAVLLDPDTSDDNALLKAGALAAENGADLLLVGGSFMGNFKLPAQVAALKKEVSLPVVLFPGGASQVVPGFDAILFMTLVTGRNPNYLIDEQVRGGVLVKSLGMEAIPTAYELINSGKRTAVEYISGTFPVPENKPKLSMVHSIAAELMGMRYVYLEAGSGAETPVPVEHIAYTRKATEMTIITGGGIREPESAAVRVAAGAQIIVTGTLWEKVKDPGLLKEFASAIHVKG from the coding sequence ATGCAAATCGGAAAAACAGAAGCTCGATTGAATGCGGAAATCGAAAAGCGCGGTGCTCTTTTTGCCGTGCTTCTCGATCCGGATACCTCTGACGATAACGCTCTTTTGAAAGCGGGCGCACTCGCTGCGGAAAACGGCGCTGACCTTTTACTTGTCGGCGGCTCGTTTATGGGCAATTTTAAGCTCCCCGCACAAGTCGCCGCGTTAAAAAAAGAAGTTTCTCTTCCGGTCGTTCTTTTCCCGGGTGGAGCGTCGCAAGTCGTTCCCGGATTTGATGCGATTTTATTCATGACTTTGGTCACGGGAAGAAATCCGAATTATTTAATCGACGAACAAGTCCGCGGCGGCGTCTTGGTCAAGTCGCTTGGAATGGAAGCGATTCCGACTGCTTACGAGCTCATCAATAGCGGGAAACGCACCGCGGTAGAATATATCAGCGGGACATTTCCTGTGCCCGAAAATAAGCCGAAGCTTTCGATGGTGCATTCCATTGCTGCAGAACTTATGGGAATGCGTTATGTTTATTTGGAAGCGGGCTCGGGCGCCGAAACTCCTGTTCCTGTAGAACATATCGCTTACACGCGGAAAGCGACAGAGATGACGATTATTACGGGCGGCGGAATTCGTGAACCGGAATCGGCTGCGGTACGCGTTGCTGCGGGCGCACAAATCATTGTCACGGGAACGCTTTGGGAAAAAGTAAAAGACCCGGGACTTTTAAAAGAATTTGCTTCGGCAATTCACGTGAAAGGCTGA
- a CDS encoding ABC transporter ATP-binding protein, which yields MIQVENLQKTYRTGFLMRPKKALSDVSFHVPRGVIYGFIGSNGAGKSTTIKLLTGLLRKDAGKILVAGFSPDSAESRKHLGYSPEQPYFYDYLTGRELMRFYGSLCGLAGRELEERITWALTLLNANKDWVDRRLRTYSKGMMQRIGIAQAILSKPELLILDEPMSGLDPVGRKDVREAILSLNRDGVTVFYSSHLLSDVETISHRVAMIVGGKIVREGTVDDITSNASAEYHIHVAADIPTQDLPAGVSAQGTTPREWICKNAEARDHFLEFCLKSGLSIERIEHQRPSLEDVLTEEIARAEH from the coding sequence ATGATTCAAGTGGAGAATTTGCAAAAGACGTATCGCACGGGCTTTTTAATGCGTCCGAAGAAAGCGCTTTCCGATGTTTCTTTTCATGTGCCGCGCGGAGTAATTTACGGATTTATCGGTTCGAATGGAGCCGGAAAATCGACGACGATTAAATTGCTCACGGGACTTCTCCGCAAAGATGCAGGGAAAATTCTCGTCGCAGGATTTTCGCCCGATAGTGCCGAAAGCCGAAAACATCTCGGCTATTCTCCGGAGCAACCGTATTTTTACGATTACCTCACCGGACGCGAACTCATGCGCTTTTACGGAAGTCTCTGCGGGCTTGCTGGACGCGAACTCGAAGAGCGCATTACTTGGGCGCTTACGCTTTTGAATGCGAACAAAGATTGGGTGGACCGCCGCCTTCGCACGTATTCGAAGGGGATGATGCAGCGTATCGGAATTGCGCAAGCGATTCTTTCGAAACCGGAACTTTTGATTTTGGATGAACCGATGAGTGGACTTGACCCCGTGGGTCGCAAAGATGTCCGCGAAGCCATTCTTTCTCTCAATCGCGATGGCGTTACCGTTTTTTATTCGAGCCATTTGCTTTCGGATGTGGAAACGATTAGTCACCGCGTAGCGATGATCGTCGGCGGAAAAATCGTCCGCGAAGGCACCGTCGATGACATTACTTCGAACGCTTCTGCAGAATATCATATTCATGTGGCGGCAGATATTCCGACGCAAGATTTGCCGGCGGGAGTTTCGGCTCAAGGTACGACTCCGCGGGAATGGATTTGTAAAAATGCGGAAGCGCGCGACCATTTCTTAGAATTTTGTTTAAAGTCTGGATTATCCATCGAACGCATCGAACATCAGCGTCCGAGTTTGGAAGACGTTTTGACCGAGGAGATTGCCCGTGCAGAACATTAA